The following proteins are co-located in the Thermus thermophilus HB8 genome:
- the mfd gene encoding transcription-repair coupling factor encodes MEIALERIYGHRLALPQVGAALLFAQEAPPALLLVPEARLRRYRDLSAFGAKVYVNPGLEALEEKALFVLSYEEALSPFPEDPEAWRLLLEVGRAYPREALLSRLLKLGYARDEDYRVLGEVVELGEVRLEFFGDELERLVVRGEERRRHVLLPKPGKAEGFTSKKVLHFPGPVYLDTPALAPKALWPLLAGRPWVALGGGVELPPLELGARPLPPYRGSLKALEKDLARWLAEGKRVHLFVGHARTLEYLKRRLQAFSPLILDRFPGPKGRLALLPGDFEGGAEWGEWVLLTEALVFATGGVRARVRVGEGLSDPGALSPGDYLIHPEHGVGQYLGLETREVLGVKRDYLVLRYKGEGKLYLPVEQLPLLKRHPGTTDDPPELSSLGKNEWQRAKERARKDVEELAGRLLVLQAKRKATPGRAFPPLPEWDPLVEKGFPYELTPDQKRALEEVLRDLESPHPMDRLVSGDVGFGKTEVALRAAHRVVGHGAQVAFLVPTTLLAEQHGKTFRERFQGLPVRVAVLSRFTPPKEEEAILKGLAEGTVDIVIGTHRLLQEDVRFRDLGLLIVDEEHRFGVAQKERIRELKAEVDTLYLSATPIPRTLYSALVGLKDLSSIQTPPPGRKPIKTFLAPFDPLLVREAILFELERGGKVFYVHDRVASIEARRRFLENLVPEARIGVVHGQMPESLIEETMLLFAEGAYDVLLATTIIEAGLDVPEANTILIERADRLGLATLYQLRGRVGRREEEAYAYLFHPPRLTEAAEKRLAAIADLSDLGSGHLLAERDMEIRGVGNLLGPEQHGHIRALSLEVYTELLEEAIRKLKGEAKEERRHVTLDLALSARLPAEYVGSLEARSRYYSRFAEAKSLAELSRLVRELKERYGPLPEEAENFVALARLRLVAERKGVVSITEGLTHLEVVFPRYPLDYDARGLKGLPYRVELTQYPPGFRLEKKGLRPRDYPEALMEVLYLFADL; translated from the coding sequence ATGGAAATCGCGCTAGAGAGGATCTACGGCCACCGCCTGGCGCTCCCGCAGGTGGGGGCGGCCTTGCTTTTCGCCCAGGAGGCCCCCCCGGCCCTCCTCCTCGTCCCCGAGGCGCGGCTTAGGCGCTACCGGGACCTCTCCGCCTTCGGGGCCAAGGTCTACGTGAACCCCGGCCTCGAGGCCCTGGAGGAAAAAGCCCTCTTCGTCCTCTCCTACGAGGAGGCCCTAAGCCCCTTCCCCGAGGACCCTGAGGCCTGGCGGCTTCTTCTGGAGGTGGGCCGCGCCTACCCCCGGGAGGCCCTCCTCTCCCGCCTCCTCAAGCTGGGCTACGCCCGGGACGAGGACTACCGCGTCCTGGGGGAGGTGGTGGAGCTCGGCGAGGTGCGCCTGGAGTTCTTCGGGGACGAGCTGGAAAGGCTTGTGGTCCGGGGGGAGGAAAGGCGGCGCCACGTCCTTCTGCCCAAGCCGGGGAAGGCGGAGGGCTTCACCTCCAAGAAGGTCCTCCACTTCCCTGGCCCCGTCTACCTGGACACCCCCGCCCTCGCCCCCAAGGCCCTTTGGCCCCTCCTCGCGGGAAGGCCCTGGGTGGCCCTGGGCGGCGGGGTGGAGCTCCCCCCCTTGGAGCTCGGGGCGAGGCCCCTTCCTCCTTACCGGGGAAGCCTGAAGGCCCTGGAAAAGGACCTCGCCCGCTGGCTTGCCGAGGGGAAGCGGGTCCACCTCTTCGTGGGCCACGCCCGCACCTTGGAGTACCTCAAAAGGCGCCTCCAGGCCTTCTCGCCCCTCATCCTGGACCGCTTCCCCGGCCCCAAGGGGCGGCTTGCCCTCCTCCCCGGGGACTTTGAGGGCGGGGCGGAGTGGGGAGAGTGGGTCCTCCTCACCGAGGCCCTGGTCTTCGCCACCGGGGGGGTGCGGGCCAGGGTCCGGGTAGGGGAGGGGCTCAGCGACCCCGGGGCCCTTTCCCCAGGGGACTACCTCATCCACCCGGAGCACGGCGTCGGGCAGTACCTGGGCCTCGAGACCCGGGAGGTCCTGGGGGTCAAGCGGGACTACCTGGTCCTGCGCTACAAGGGGGAAGGGAAGCTCTACCTCCCCGTGGAGCAGCTTCCCCTCCTCAAGCGCCACCCCGGGACCACCGACGACCCCCCGGAGCTTTCCTCCCTGGGCAAGAACGAGTGGCAAAGGGCCAAGGAGCGGGCGCGGAAGGACGTGGAGGAGCTGGCTGGGCGCCTCCTCGTCCTCCAGGCCAAGCGCAAGGCCACCCCGGGCCGGGCCTTTCCCCCTTTGCCCGAGTGGGATCCTCTGGTGGAGAAGGGGTTCCCCTACGAGCTCACCCCCGACCAGAAGCGGGCCCTGGAGGAGGTCCTCCGCGACCTGGAAAGCCCCCACCCCATGGACCGCCTGGTCTCGGGGGACGTGGGCTTCGGCAAGACGGAGGTGGCCCTGAGGGCCGCCCACCGGGTGGTGGGGCACGGGGCCCAGGTGGCCTTCCTCGTGCCCACCACCCTCCTCGCCGAGCAGCACGGGAAGACCTTTAGGGAGCGCTTCCAGGGGCTTCCCGTGAGGGTTGCGGTCCTCTCCCGCTTCACCCCGCCCAAGGAGGAGGAGGCCATCCTAAAAGGCCTCGCCGAGGGGACGGTGGACATCGTCATCGGCACCCACCGCCTCCTCCAGGAGGACGTGCGCTTCAGGGACCTCGGCCTCCTCATCGTGGACGAGGAGCACCGCTTCGGCGTGGCCCAAAAGGAGAGGATCCGGGAGCTCAAGGCGGAGGTGGACACCCTCTACCTCTCCGCCACCCCCATCCCCCGCACCCTCTACTCCGCCCTGGTGGGCCTCAAAGACCTTTCCAGCATCCAGACCCCGCCCCCGGGGCGCAAGCCCATCAAGACCTTCCTCGCTCCCTTTGATCCCCTCTTGGTGCGGGAGGCCATCCTCTTTGAGCTGGAGCGTGGGGGCAAGGTCTTCTACGTCCACGACCGGGTGGCCTCCATAGAGGCCAGGCGGCGCTTTCTGGAAAACCTCGTCCCCGAGGCCCGCATCGGGGTGGTCCACGGCCAGATGCCCGAAAGCCTCATTGAGGAGACCATGCTCCTCTTCGCCGAAGGGGCGTACGACGTCCTCCTCGCCACCACCATCATTGAGGCGGGCCTGGACGTGCCCGAGGCGAACACCATCCTCATTGAGCGGGCGGACCGCCTGGGCCTCGCCACCTTGTACCAGCTCCGGGGCCGGGTGGGGCGGAGGGAGGAGGAGGCCTACGCCTACCTCTTCCACCCGCCTCGCCTCACCGAGGCCGCGGAGAAGCGCCTCGCCGCCATCGCCGACCTCTCCGATCTGGGCTCGGGCCACCTCCTGGCCGAAAGGGACATGGAAATCCGGGGCGTGGGGAACCTTTTGGGGCCGGAGCAGCACGGGCACATCCGGGCGCTTTCCCTCGAGGTCTACACCGAGCTTCTGGAAGAGGCCATCCGCAAGCTCAAGGGGGAGGCCAAGGAGGAGCGGCGGCACGTGACCCTGGACCTCGCCCTCTCCGCCCGGCTGCCCGCGGAGTACGTGGGGAGCCTCGAGGCCAGGAGCCGCTACTACAGCCGTTTTGCCGAGGCGAAAAGCCTCGCCGAGCTTTCCCGCCTGGTGCGGGAGCTCAAAGAGCGCTACGGGCCCCTTCCTGAGGAGGCGGAGAACTTCGTGGCCCTCGCCCGGCTCCGCCTGGTGGCGGAGAGGAAGGGGGTGGTGTCCATCACGGAGGGCCTCACCCACCTGGAGGTGGTCTTCCCCCGCTACCCCCTGGACTACGACGCCCGCGGCCTCAAGGGGCTTCCCTACCGGGTGGAGCTTACGCAGTACCCGCCCGGGTTCCGCCTGGAGAAGAAGGGCCTGAGGCCCCGGGACTACCCCGAGGCCCTGATGGAGGTGCTCTACCTCTTCGCCGACCTCTAG
- a CDS encoding glycosyltransferase family 4 protein — protein sequence MRVLFLSDARRIGGSEVYLREMLPRVKALGLSPEAALPEAEGTLPVRRALEAAGIPVHAYRDLEALPEAVDLVVASAWYPQSYRRFFARYPRLVLLVHDQIEVFYPLGGRYLYRLGYRLLQVPNLRRARAVLTVSRWAARWLERVHGVKGVHAVPNGVDVERFRPPLPGEKEALKGRYGLKRPAVLVPARMSPEKNHLAVLLTARLLPQVDFLLVGTGELLGLWRRAARLLGLENVRFLGRREDMPELYRAVDAVLLPTLGENQSLATLEAMASGLPVVTTPIPAQAELIQDGLTGRLVPPHPRRLAQALREASPELGKRARAFVEATHTLDQAARRLAATLKRLWEEG from the coding sequence GTGAGGGTCCTCTTCCTCTCCGACGCCCGGCGCATCGGGGGAAGCGAGGTCTATCTCAGGGAGATGCTTCCCCGGGTGAAGGCCCTGGGGCTCTCCCCCGAGGCCGCCCTCCCCGAGGCCGAGGGCACCCTCCCGGTGCGCCGGGCCCTGGAGGCGGCGGGGATCCCCGTCCACGCGTACCGGGACCTGGAGGCGCTCCCCGAGGCGGTGGACCTCGTGGTGGCCTCCGCCTGGTACCCGCAAAGCTACCGCCGCTTCTTCGCCCGCTACCCGCGGCTCGTCCTTCTCGTCCACGACCAGATAGAGGTCTTCTACCCCCTGGGGGGGCGGTACCTCTACCGCTTGGGCTACCGCCTCCTCCAGGTGCCCAACCTCAGGCGGGCGCGGGCCGTCCTCACCGTCTCCCGCTGGGCGGCCCGGTGGCTTGAACGGGTACACGGGGTAAAGGGCGTGCACGCCGTGCCCAACGGGGTGGACGTGGAGCGCTTCCGGCCGCCTCTTCCCGGGGAGAAGGAGGCCCTTAAAGGGCGCTACGGCCTAAAGCGCCCCGCCGTCTTGGTCCCCGCCCGGATGAGCCCGGAGAAGAACCACCTGGCCGTCCTCCTCACCGCAAGGCTCCTTCCCCAGGTAGACTTCCTCCTCGTGGGGACGGGGGAGCTTCTCGGCCTATGGCGGAGGGCGGCGAGGCTTTTGGGACTGGAAAACGTGCGCTTTTTGGGAAGGCGGGAGGACATGCCGGAGCTCTACCGGGCGGTGGACGCCGTGCTGCTCCCCACCCTGGGGGAGAACCAGAGCCTGGCCACCCTCGAGGCCATGGCCTCCGGCCTCCCCGTGGTCACCACCCCCATCCCCGCCCAGGCGGAACTCATCCAGGACGGCCTCACCGGCAGGCTCGTCCCCCCTCACCCCAGGCGGCTGGCCCAGGCCCTCCGGGAGGCAAGCCCGGAGCTGGGCAAACGGGCGCGGGCCTTCGTGGAAGCGACCCACACCCTGGACCAGGCCGCCCGAAGGCTCGCCGCGACCCTGAAGCGGCTTTGGGAGGAAGGATGA
- a CDS encoding pyroglutamyl-peptidase I, producing MILVTGFEPFGSLEHNPSQALLDLLPSEVDGKPLRKAVLPVDAEALGEALEDLHREGPKAVLHLGLAEDRPVLTLERLAVNLLDFPRPDNRGRVLEDLPIVPGGPLALPARFPVKPVLARWREAGIPGRPSLSAGSYLCNQAFYLSLYRLPEEVPVGFLHLPPDETLALKRPRPYVPLEVQARAVRLALEHL from the coding sequence ATGATCCTCGTCACCGGCTTTGAACCCTTCGGCAGCCTGGAACACAACCCCTCCCAGGCCCTCCTTGACCTCCTCCCCTCCGAGGTGGACGGCAAGCCCCTCAGGAAGGCCGTCCTCCCCGTGGACGCCGAGGCCCTGGGAGAGGCCCTGGAGGACCTCCACCGGGAGGGGCCCAAGGCCGTCCTCCACCTGGGGCTTGCGGAGGACCGGCCCGTCCTCACCCTGGAGAGGCTCGCGGTGAACCTTTTGGACTTCCCCCGCCCCGACAACCGGGGCCGGGTCCTCGAGGACCTCCCCATCGTCCCTGGAGGCCCCCTGGCCCTTCCCGCCCGCTTCCCGGTGAAGCCCGTCCTCGCCCGCTGGCGCGAGGCGGGCATCCCCGGAAGGCCGAGCCTCTCCGCGGGGAGCTACCTCTGCAACCAGGCCTTCTACCTCTCCCTCTACCGCCTGCCCGAGGAAGTCCCCGTGGGCTTCCTCCACCTTCCTCCCGACGAGACCCTGGCCCTCAAGCGGCCCAGGCCCTACGTGCCCCTGGAGGTCCAGGCCCGGGCCGTCCGCCTCGCCCTGGAGCACCTGTGA